A region of the Cydia fagiglandana chromosome 20, ilCydFagi1.1, whole genome shotgun sequence genome:
CGTCTGTATAAGATAAGTAAGTTGGGCAACGCGTGCGCCGATTTGTTCAATGGCTGATTAGAAAGGATGTACGTCGCCATCGGATATATCGGCGCGTCCGAGGTGCCCAAAAATAACAGAACACGCACCCTAGTGCCTTttgaaaatagaggcgtgttcagatatttgtaagcACCATGGCCaccccgatatatctgatagtgTCAGTACCGTCGACGCTGTTGACCGACAAATTGTATGGTTTTATGTATAGATATATGTCAGTTATGGCCTTAGGTTATGGCAGTTAAGAGTTAATAAATCATCACACATTTTTGATTAAATTAGCGAGTCAAATAAGTGCAATTTTTGGCTACTTATTGCATAGTAGACTATCATCTAGCGTAgccaattataattataattaaaagtataggtatatacctataaataaacttCTTTTTCAATAGATAATTAAGAATTTTTACAGCCAGCAACGTGAATCATTAAATTTTGAGCTCCAAATACTATAAATCATATAGAACTCGGACAATGCAACACAACACACCGTGGCAGACAAAGCAACACAAAATGAAAGGACCAGCGGGGCGCTAACCGTGGCCCATGTATGCAAGAGCACGATTATTCACCTTGCCTATTCATGTTCGATGAATGGTCATTAAGCACTCCACCTTTTATTAAGCAGTGCGTTCATTGCTTCCACATGCACTCTTAATCACAGGCATgcataatcaatttaatttgtacatATCCGGATGGAGAAGCTTTTTGATTTCTTCAACCGTTTCTCTCCGCTCTTGTGGTATTACGGCAAAGCTCAAAGCTTTGAGGGACATTATAGAGTCCTTCtataagttaactttacactaACTTAGAATAACACTCCCCTGAGTCCCCtgtgttaggtacctattataaacATCATATGTATTTTCATATAAGGACTTTAATGATGATATAACTATCACACTTTGTCATCACAAATGCCAGAATAGATTGGTCCCCGACACTAACGTTAAAATTGCTGAGCCGAATTTGATGCATTCATTAAGCTCTAATCAGATGTTAATCGACTTGTTTGTGCCTGTACTGGCTTTAGGCTACAtttaaaaacgtttttcaaAAAGGTGTCTCAATATTTCGAAAAACAACAACAATTTAAATCGCGCATTTGCAACAGCATATCATGATTTTGATTAGTGCCTTTAGATCGTCTGGTAATCTTTACGTAATAACaatataaagtaggtacctaatacctgCCTGCTCGCTGCACTCTATTAACCAGAAGCAACGGACGCCACCCGCCACTTAAGTGTTTAATGCGACCAACCATCATCTAGTAGATTACCGTTTCGTCAAGTCGTGTGTGGCAATCCCTTTTGTAGCCCAAACATTTCTGTCTGTGTGTCGTATTACATTCTTTATTAATCAGAACTAGCTATCAATCAATCACTATTCAGTAGCGGGGCTAGTAAGGCAATCTCAATCTAGTCAATAGTCATATTTAATTGTCTGCCCAATCTGTCTGTATTCCATACTGAAAACAGAGGTCGCACTGGCAAATCACCCAATCCATCAACATTCAAATACGATCAAtagttatattattacatatgtGTAGTCAGAATCAGAAAGACTCAGAATTCTAAAAATTAGCATACttaatcgattttttttattctaaaattacgCACGGGGAAATCAGAAAATGAATTACCTAGGTATGTACTCgtacttattataaatatctACGTCAaattgagaaaaacgcatttaatttaactgatttgcaaaaccgaagtgatcccataagtgttccgtgaaaaAAATTGTTGTTTAGTTCTTGAAAGTTTCCAAAAATATCTATTCTGCAAAATAAAGTTGCAGCTACACATCGGTCTGTAAGTACGAGTACTAATGGAACTTCGAGGTTTATCTATCCGTTATTTATTATCCCTTGGCAATCCAATGTATTATTACAATCATACATATCCAACGTGTTAAAGCGTTAACTATAGATGAGTATACCGATCGATCCGCGATCCGGTCGTGTCGTGGGGCAATCTCATTGTGGCCATTGTGTGGAGCACATGTTGCAAGACCAGACAGACTCTGCACGGTTGGAGCAATTAAGCAATATCGTGAAGAAGAGCAAAGGTTTTAGAGGACCGTGGTATAAAGATGCATCGCCCTTTTTCGTGCAGTTCAAAGTTCTACATTTTTAAAGTCTGTATCGATTGACGTGCTCTTAACTAATGACGAGAggttttttgattattaagtgctggtttttttaaagtattttaagaAGTTAATTCTAAGAAGTAAGTAGGTAGGGGTTGTAATATACCTAAGATGAGGATAAAGTAGGAATATTAGTGTTGTTATAACTAAAAGCCTAATATTCCTACTTTATCCTTATGTCCATTTATTTTATGAAGTCCACAGGAAAGTCGCATTAACCTTAACCCATATTAAGAAAGTATTTGACCCTCAGAAAAagcgaaaattaaaaaaaaatacaaaaaccagGAAGGTATTTTTTGGCAAGTTCATGAACTATTAGGTACCCGCCACCTGTGAACTCTTGCAACTCCAGCTTTATTAAATCCTGCCCATTACAATCCTTTTTAATGGACTGTCCTTAATGAACCTTTATATTACGTAGTGGATTAGGGACGTTCATTCCGTAGACGGAGCGTTCGCGGAAGGACATTACATTACTTTGTACTAAATTGTCTGCAACGTGTATTTCGGGACTTATATCTTTTTTATAGAACGCTCTCGGAAGTTAGTGAGGTCAAGTACCGATGAAGCTACACCTATTGTTTCTTTTCATCATACACAAAAGGCtttataaggggtcatccattaattacgtcacaccaatttctaggttttttgacccctccccccccccttgtcacacttggtcacatttggcaaacccctccccccctagtgtgacgtcacattttttctatgaaatcgccaaatcgaattaagtaagtacctaagtattattaatattttatcaaaatatttttgacaatataaatattagtaattttataacccaaaactgcttaggaaagaaaattaaacgattaaaaactattttcgttttaaaaacttgttatttaaatgtacagcgaactaaataatttaaataaattttcggttactgatgaagttaaagtgacgtcacaaagtttgtgtctcccccctcccccatgtcacaatatgtcacattttcttgaccccctccctccccctaaacgtgtgacgtaattaatggatgacccctaacgcGCAAAAAACGAAGAATAAACAAATGGTCGTTGCGCAATATTTAGCACTATAATTTACGAAGATGCAAGCtctataataaataagtataagtaCATAATGCTTAGGTATTGCAGGTTTACGAGCTAGCATTAGAATATCTAGGTCGTCCAGTTGGCCGGCTGTCAACGTGATTGCAACTGCAGACCAGGCATTAGGGAAATTATCCAAGTGAATCACCTACGAATGTTCAATATTCACTAACTAACTTTTAATAGGGTTAATAATACCTATTCATAGATTTGCTTTTAGATTTATTGGCGTAAAGCTTGTTAATTGCTATTTGCCTACCCGTACAAACTTCTGAAACTTTTAATGCTTCAttttagtgtaggtacctaattgacaTACCTAATTGTATATTGATAAATGACATGATGAGAGTCGTACGTAATATCAAATGTAATCAATTGTTTGTTTATTCTGTATGCTCCCATGAACATCAATAATCAATTGGCAATTACTCAATGGAAAATCGTTCACAAGCCGTTTTGTTATTGTGAGAATGTACAAACAATTTTTTGTCAGCCATAATTCACTTGGTATATAGGCTACGTACGAAGCAGTGTTTTCACATACAATTTTGTCTAAGTGTTAGAACACGATGCAAAAATAGGTAGAAATAGGtagaaattaaaatgaaaaatagGTAGATCTACCTACTCAGCGTAGTCAGAAAAAAAAGGCGAGAAaatcaaaatttgtatgaaatatcgATCCTTCTtgcttatatttttaaatttacttttaaaatacataacataaaaaaatataatcaataatgtaataaaacaaaattaaataaatatttccaaaccgatacgaccttcaaatctTCCAGAAAACAGCGTACGCGTCTTGAATGTTGGCAACGCACttctctggtgttgcaggtgtccatgggcgacggaaATTGCTTACCGATTCGTCTTCTCGTTGGCCTAAAAAAAGAATGTACCTACTTAGCTACAAATTATTAATTTCTAACTGATGATCcatattttttactttgggCCGACCCCAGATAAAATGGGAAAAGGCACGGGGAAAAGAAGATCCATGTCAGATCCATATGAATTCCTCATGATATAAATTTTTGAAAGAATTAATTATAACtacattaatttttaaaaatagatACCTACTCGTGTAGGTGTACTACATGCATAAATCTAGAACGTCAGTCTCTTGTTAAAATTCCAttctaaataaaattatcaccGCGCGCTGTACAAACACTAACAAGCAAAAATGCAAATTGCCGCGTCCACGATTATTCGAGCATATTAATGAAGTAAAAAGTTGTTTAGCAGACACTTATTTAGAGTGTGGGGTCTGGTGGACGACCTTCGGGGGTCAAACTGAAGGTCGCCGCGAGAGTGAGTATTTAGTTATTTGTCCTGTTCGCGGACCAGACATGAAATAAAGTTTAGGACGAAATCCAAAGAATATTCCTGAGTGTAAGAGAGTAAAGGTGACATCAGAATGGCGACTCAAGCAGAGTTGCAATAGCGAAAAGTGCGTTTATTCAGACATTTTTTGGATTCCTGATAGATAGACACTTGGGACCATTTAGAGTTTTTAACCTTCTTAATGACGGGCATAAAAGCCTCTATATAAGCTACCGCCACATCGAACCTCGACATCGAAAATGTAAGTTTCGTCTTTCGTACtatcttgcgtattcgagcagTAAATAGGAAGATCCCAAGTTCTCGATGTTTGTATACTTATCTGCTTATTATGTGATGTTATCTGAGGACGATCACCTACTGTGTTTAAAAGGCTGCGCGTGCGGCGATCATACTATAGCCGTATTAGCCGCGGGCACGTCGGCGTCGTACGCATTGTTCATGTTATGGCGGCGACGTGTTGACATCGTAAATTACTCTAAATCAACAACGTACATAAAGTTCATGCTATTTACTTAGTAAAGGTCGCTTAAAAAAACTGTAActtcaatcaattcacttttcAGCTGTTGTTAATGTTAGTTACCAAATTTTCCAGTTCCTCGCGGAGAGAAACCATCAGGGAGGAATATAGCACATATTGAAACCCACGCGGACGGAGTCGTGGGCAGATTCATCCATCTAGTAAaatgatattaataatattgctacgtataataaaacaaagtctcatGTCACTATTACGATAGTAACACTAAATATGCTAGATCATTAGTCATGAGTTACGAAAAGATGCTGAAACATAGatgtgatgtaggtacctacttctttCTAAAAAAATCCTTGGCAATAAAAGTTAATGCGAATATTCGATTAGGTGCGCTGTGCTGTTTCGCAATGTTTATTACatgatcaaacgaacttaccttaaGTGAAGTTCGATCATGATTATACGAAGCTCCTTGTCCGAGTCGGATTTACaagtagggtctgtgcggaaagagaagagtcgtggcagaaacgggaactaacattttaaattttatatggcaatcaaacctttgacacctgtcttgtaaaaagtaaacaaacttctgacattgcatatttttattaacaaaaaccgcaagttttatgtataaaatattttcaaaacacgatgaaaccgtacataaaaccacaagaaaaattatatttaacattgttcggttttttcagcgggaagaaaacggctaaaagccgactatcgacttacaaaaagtcgcggaacgtgtttccgctattcacgggtattgatgttgtatttaatattaaataattacctatttaataagccccctaagtgacttgtctccggtacataatcggtaagtatattcattcaaaatatattaattttcataaatatgcaggtcattcatgatctttaaaataactgacaaatagtcttgatacttgccattttatgcatatttatatggaATTTCTTTTTctggattgtgtaaaagtacctacggtatctcgaataaaagaccgctaagtaggtgatatgcaagaattcgtaatctacgtgccggattcaagcacatccagttgagatgaagatagttctatgagtgtccctggttgttttgaagctagctcaaacataagtgacattgaatattttaattcagacttcgattacaaagaatgaaactttttctaataaaatatttctttatttgtaggttctgttagttacgaagttatatttcatatttagcagtgacttttcggcgaagtaaaatatcgtgagatgagaggaccggacatatcccaataaggcctaccttcttatgcactatttttattcatattcatatttattattaataaagtacacatacattacaagtcaagtttacaatgggtgaaatatatcccagataaaattacagttctattgcccaatttctacccgatctacccggttttaataactgttggactgcacagattaggcagtacataaatgagactctatcttgtttggtactaaaattacagttgtattgggcagattcttaactagttttagcagttttgtcaatcgcagtcactttttagtacttatctgagacataaaaacaagtgtgttttttaaaaagaaaactagtgcctgcgctaaatcagaggattgagttgacgagccgacaccaccatcaggctccgtttagtaagccgtggtaaaaaaccggaacaaaagggattcaagtatcatgacctttagtgtcgtactataatcacgtgaccagtgttgtcagcatagcaaaaaccataaaatagcactggcgcgccctcaaatcccacgactcttctctttccgcacagactctagtaacGCTGTCGTACAGCGCCTTAGTCACTATTtcaaaggtaaaaaaaaaaaaaaaaccgtcgtTTTGACAGGTCTGAGGTACGTCATTTAGTTTAAAGCTATTCACGAACAACCCTTCTATGTGGGAATAAAGCCGCTAGGCTTATGGGGGGGTACGGGACTGCCGACTCGGACAAGGAGCTTCGTATAATCATGATCGAACTTCACttaaggtaagttcgtttgatcatGTAATTATACTCCCTCCTTGTCCGAGTCGGATTTACAAGTAGATGTTTAAAGTTGGGTTGTGAATGAATAAACGGTATTCAATCGAGTaacataaacatttattttacttaacGTACAATTAGTACAACAATATTAAACTTAAGAAAACATTAACTTCTTCATATTATTAATCAGTCTGCTTCTATTATCTTACTATTATAACTTATTAGTAAATAACATGGCACACTAGTATTTCTAATACTACAGTAAAATACTTAATTAGAACGCCTACGATGAGGCGGTGTTCAAAACTGCATGACTAAAAGACGCTATAGAACCCGTGGTTGGTCTATTATAGTGTCTTGCGAAAGTTTCTGAACTTCCAGACCATCCTGCAGTTTTTTGTATTTGATCAACGGATATGCCTGATCTAAGGGCGGCAGAAGTCGAAGCATGTCTTGTAGAGTGCGCTGTAAATATGTTCACGTCAATACCGGCTTCgtgtaaagtattttttatcCAACGACTTAGGCTTTGTGTAGACGCCGGATGGTGCGGTCTTTTAAAGGTAAGTATAAGTTGATCGTAAGTATTCCTAATAGCCTTTGTTACATCAATATAAGTCCTTAGAGTTCTAACAGGGCAAATTTCTAAATTATTCTCATATGCTTTTAACTGTAACAATGGTTGTGTGCCACCTCTTCTAGTAGTTTTTATTATGTCCGGTATGAAAATATTGACTGAATTACTAGAGAACTTTATATTATCTAACAAGATTAATGATAAGGTTTGTACCCTATGTCCTGTAGTTAAAGCTAAAAGTGTCACTAATTTTTTAGTAAGTTGTTCTAAAGAAATATCTGCTGTAGGTAAACTAGTTAGATAGTTTAACACAATTTCAGGGTCCCAAGTTACATTATATTTGGGCTTAGTAGGTTTTGATCGAAATACACCTCTCATAAATCTCTTTATCCTATCATCTATTCCAATTCTGGGTCCCATAATTAGGGATAAGGCCGATCTGGTTGAATTTAAGGTTCCATAAGACGCTCCTGTATCAAAACATTCACTCAAAAATTTAAGGATGTATGGGATGGATGCATTATAAGTGTCTAGGTTATATTTCGTACAGTAAGACCACCAAAGTTTTAGTGGTGAATCATATTGTCTAATTGTATTAGCTGACAATGAGTTTAACATTATTTGGAGTGCTGACGTGGGGGCACCGCGTCTCACGTACGCTTCCCTGATAGCAAGCCTGCAGCCAGGGTAAGCTGTTGATGCAGAGGATGAACTTGTCTGTAAGGAGACGATAATAGATTTCGGTTAGGGTTAAACATCAAGAGGTTGCCAACCACAAGGGTTGTAATAAGTGGGAACCATGGTTGGGATGGCCAATATGGGAACACAAGAATACCAGTAGCTTTATCCGTCTGAATTTTATGAACACATTTTAATACAAGTGAAAAAGGTGGAAAGGCGTAGAAGAAGTATTGACTCCAATTAAGGGTAAAAGCGTCTACTGCGAATGCCTCTGGGTCACATTTCCATGATATAAACTTTTTACACTTAGCGTTGATTCTAGAGGCGAAGAGATCAATATCTGGTTTACCTAATTTGTTTACGATTTTGGAATATGCTGTATCTGAAAGTTCCCATTCTATATTAATTCTTCTAGATTCTCTATCTGCTTCAAAATTATCTTTGGTATTGATGTAAGATGTATAGACCCAGATATTTCTCTCTTCACAGTATTGCCATATTTCTCTGGTTATACTGTTAAGATGTGGAAATTGAATCCCTCCAAATTTGTTAATATAAGCTACAGCTGTAGTATTGTCAATTCTTAACAGTATTTCACAAttggttttattttttgtaaaacatTTAAGACCTAACAACGCTGCTTTTAACTCCAAAAAATTTATATGGTTTTCTTTTTCTAATTGTGACCAGGAGCCTGACGCTTTATTGCCTTGGCACACTGCACCCCAGCCCGTAAGGGAAGCGTCTGTATGTATCTCTAGACTAAAAATGTGCTGTTTAATTAAGTTACAGTTATTAATATTTCTGCACCACCAATTGAGTTCTGGGGTTATAGTTCTAGGAATTGCCATTACTGCATCATAATCTTCATTGTTTTTGAGTAACGCCAGATATTTTTCCCTTTCCAATAACTTGGTGTAAACCCAGCCATACGGTATAGCCGGAGCAATAGAGCTAAGTGACCCCAATAGTTGAGAAAAATCTCTTATACTGCAATGGCTTCTTTTTTGAAAGTCATATATTTTTCCTAATATCGAACACTGCTTTTGTTCAGGCACTGCAATTGACATATTTGACGAATTTAATTGAAAACCTAAGTACTTACACACTTTGTGTGGTGATAGTACGCTCTTTTCAAAGTTAATCACAAATCCTAAATCTTGTAGTAATTTACAAGTTAGAGAAACATTGTTTTTACAAATTGTCTCTGATTCACCAAAAACTAGAATGTCATCTAAATAACAGgttaatattacattattttgtcTGAGGTAAGTACTTAAGGGTCTCAATAACTTGGTGAACACATATGGGGCGCTACAGAGACCATAAGGCAATGCATTAAATTGGTACAATTGTCCGTTAAATTGAAATCTCAAATATTTCTTGAATTTTTctgagataggtacagaaaaatAAGCCTCTCGTAGATCTAAGTTTGACATGTAACAATCCTTGGTCATTAATTTACATGCTGTTCTTATGTCTTCTAATTTGAAATGCTCTGTAGTTATGTATTGATTTAagtgttttaaatttaaaataaatctgtATGAACCATTACTTTTGGGAACTAAAAATATTGGAGATGTAAATTGATCCTCACTATAAGAACATACTGAAATTGCACCCAGGCCTTTAAGTTTatctatttctttatttattaagaAAATTTCTTTTTTAGACCAAACTTGTTGGGCTGACTGGAATGGCGGTGGTGTGTGGCTAAACGGAATTTCATAACCCTGGACCCAATCTAGTATTACTTGGTCTTCAGTGAGTTCATgccaattatttaaaaaatgtttcagCCTACCCGCATGTACTAACGGCGATACCTGTTGGTCTAACGGCGATGGGTGTGACGAGACCGGTGACCCCTCTTTTGATCCCGCTGGTGTTGATGGTACTTCCGTGTTGGATGTGGACGATGCCCGCCACGTGCCCGCTGGTGGAATTGTTGTGGCGGGCCCCGCCAGTTTCCCTGCTTTTTGCTTGTAGGCTGTTGTTTAGAGGGTTTTGTATTTGTAGCACTATGCTGTGGTGTAGAATCGGCAGCCTTTATTTGGGATCCAGTTTTTTTAATAGCTTGTGCAGCCTTAATGTTCTCTGCACAATTAATTCCAAAAAGGAATTTATCTGGTTTAGAGTCACGAACAGCATCTTTGATGGTTTGGTCTGCTCCTGCGAGGGCAAAAAACTTCCTTGATGAAGAATCTTGATAGTAAATTTCGGCACATAATTTTGCTGCATCGTTAACCTGCTCTATAATGAGCTTAGAATTTATATCACCCTTCAGAATGCTTGTAAGCGTTTTGCCTAATGCACACATTACTTTTCCAGTCAAATTCTGCCGATGTACAATTCTCATATCTCTTTTGACTGTTATCTGTGAGAGAGATGCCAAAATTTCTGGATTAACCTTGGGGGCCTCTGCACTGTCAAAGTTTGATGGTGTCGGATATTTTTTGAAAATGGCTTCTTGTGCATCTTTTCCCAGTCCATTACTCATTAATTTTATCCAACGATTTGCCAGTTCCGGTCGGATTTCATCTCCCCGAACCTCTTTCTCTGCGCCCTCACTGCCGAGGGCAAGAAGAAATTCCTCTGGTAACTGGTTGTCCTCTATTAACACATTGTCCTCTGGCAACTCATTGTCCTCCTCTGAAAATTCATAGTACACCATTAAACTTGTGAATAAGGTTATGTTATGGGTCTTCAGTTATGGGTCTATCCATGTAATGATAACACTTCATGATGTAATTAATATACTTGTGTTAGTCTATCCGCTAAGTGATAGCGCTAATATATAAAAAACTAATATAAACAATCTTTTGCAAGGTCTACCCACATGTGGTAGCGCTAACTTGCAGTGTAAGCTGGCTGTCTGGCATTTAGTAGCTTACGTAAGTCACACCTTAACCCAAACGTTCAAAGTATAATGAGGAAATTTACATTTGCGTACCTGCAACAATTTCTTTTTCGGCGACATGTGGTTGTTTCTCGACGTCATCTTTCATAGAGAGCTCCTCCAATTTCTTCTTATAACGCTTCATTTTGCGTTTTAAATAATCTTCTTCACTTTCTTCGTTCCTTCGTTTCGGCATTttgaataataatacaaacgcAATGGAGATTTTCACGAGAAAGAAAAAACCGACGCCTTAGTTCAAACTTCGAACAGATTAAACACGGATGTCAATAAAAAAGTCGTAAGATTGGCGCGCGcagtgaaaaataaataaataacgctACCAACATAACGGAAATACTGGAGAGAAGATTAAACGTCAGTAACGTCAAGAGGTTAGTTCCTGACCGATGATTTTTCATGTCTTATCTGTGCCCAAACACAAACGAAACAAGGGATTTGCTATTTCATATAAATGAACTTGTATACAACCAAAAACACGTAAAATTATTTACCGCAGAGTACACTCCTGGTGGAAACATAGTTATAAGCTTTTCTTACATACCTCTATTGTCTCCTAGTCGTCTTAACCAACGAAACAAACCTTATTGAAACTTTCATTCCAATCTTGAATATTACTTTAACGAAAACATGAATATGAAAAACAACACCAAAATATCACAAGATGGGTCATATTTATCGAAATCACAGAAcatagtacacaaatatttgatAAATCGCGAGTATTACGAAAAAACACAGTGACTCGGCGCATGCACTGAGAACGCAATGACGTACCTCAGACCTGTCAAAACgacggtgtttttttttttttttttttagctttgAAATAGTGACTAAGGCGCTGTACGACAGCGTTACTACTTGTAAATCCGACTCGGACAAGGAGGGAGTATAATTGTATTATGCGAGCTTACAATGAGGTTCCGAAGTGCTCATACAAAAGATTTACCTACTAAAAGATGTGCCAAGGTTCATCGTTTTTatggaatgtttttttttacattaaggAAAACCGGAAATAATCAGCCCCGAGCTTCGTGCTCTTCGCTTATAACAGCAGTATTTACAGTCAAATGTAAAAAATGGGTATCTatcttactcaaaaatatgtcccatagttcttatttCGTCTCGTTAAGACCTACGGGACGGGGCATACTTTTAAGTAAAAATCACACATATTTTCAACGGGACTATACCTAATTTGCCAATTAGGCTATTCCTAATTTGCTAATTAAAAGTATTGAGCTTGTGCCCAAGCTTAGTCAAAACTTTTAACTACTATGTAATTACAATAACTATCACAGTCAGTTTCTTTTCTTTCTGGTAGGTactatacatatacagggtgattccggggtcgtggagcaagcgatcaaggcatgatacacaagcccatactgaacaacttttactatgggaccaactccgaaatcgcgaaaaaaaaattggtagtttcatacatttcggccgatcactgtattatgccttgatcgctggctttactatgggaccaaatccgaaatcgcgaaatagtaaaagttgttcagtatgggcttgtgtatcatgccttgatcgcttgctccacgaccccggaatcaccctgtatatttggTACTATACTGTACAATATCTAACAAAACCCAATGATAGCTTTTTGTATGAAACCTCTTTAATGGGTTTCAGAGAAAGTCGCCCGCATAACTCCTCTATCGCTGCCTTTAAATCGCTTGTGAAAACTCGTGGGTTGCCTCATTTTGCTCTGCTAAAATAGAGTACTGATGAAACATTGACTCCTATGTGATGATCGATTTATT
Encoded here:
- the LOC134674838 gene encoding uncharacterized protein LOC134674838, whose amino-acid sequence is MPKRRNEESEEDYLKRKMKRYKKKLEELSMKDDVEKQPHVAEKEIVAEEDNELPEDNVLIEDNQLPEEFLLALGSEGAEKEVRGDEIRPELANRWIKLMSNGLGKDAQEAIFKKYPTPSNFDSAEAPKVNPEILASLSQITVKRDMRIVHRQNLTGKVMCALGKTLTSILKGDINSKLIIEQVNDAAKLCAEIYYQDSSSRKFFALAGADQTIKDAVRDSKPDKFLFGINCAENIKAAQAIKKTGSQIKAADSTPQHSATNTKPSKQQPTSKKQGNWRGPPQQFHQRARGGHRPHPTRKYHQHQRDQKRDKFILCINSLPWLQACYQGSVRETRCPHVSTPNNVKLIVS